In the genome of Streptomyces fagopyri, the window ACCAGTACCGCCGACAGGGGTACGGAGTGGTCGAGGCCGTGGTGGAGGGCGGCCGTCACCGTCTCCGCCCGATCCTGATGACGGCGCTGGCGACGATCTTCGCGCTGCTCCCCATGGCGCTCGGTGTCACGGGTGAGGGCGGCTTCATCGCCCAGCCGCTGGCGGTGGTCGTCATCGGCGGCCTGATCAGCTCGACCCTGCTGACGCTCCTGCTGGTCCCGACGCTCTACGCGACGCTCGAACTCCGCAAGGAGCGGCGGGCGGGGAAGAAGGCGCAGAAGCGGGCGAAGAAGGCCGGAAACCCGCCGCAGGCGCCGTCCGTCGCGGACGAGGAGCCGGAACCGGCGCAGGTCTGAGTGCCTGACGGGCCGAGGGGCCGGCGCCTCTCGGCCCGGGGCTCCGGGACACGGAAACGGCTCGGGCCCGTCCGACACCCACGGTGTCGGACGGGCCCGAGCCGTTTCGCCGAGCCGTAAGGGCGGCCGGGTGGGCGCGGTTACGGCAGCGCCAGCATCCGCTCCAGCGCCAGCTTCGCGTACCGTTCCGTCTCCCGGTCCACCTCGATGCGGTTGACCAGGTTGCCCTCGGCCAGCGACTCCAGGGTCCACACCAGGTGGGGCAGGTCGATGCGGTTCATGGTCGAGCAGAAGCAGACCGTCTTGTCGAGGAAGACGATCTCCTTGCCCTCGGGGGCGAATCGGTTCGCGAGCCGTCGTACGAGATTCAGCTCCGTGCCGATCGCCCACTTCGAGCCGGCCGGGGCCGCCTCCAGGGCCTTGATGATGTACTCCGTGGAACCGACGTAGTCCGCGGCCGCGACGACCTCGTGCTTGCACTCGGGGTGCACGAGGACGTTGACGCCCGGGATGCGCTCCCGCACGTCGTTCACCGAGTCCACGCTGAAGCGGCCGTGCACCGAGCAGTGGCCGCGCCACAGGATCATCTTCGCGTCGCGCAGCTGCTCGGCGGTCAGGCCGCCGTTCGGCTTGTGGGGGTTGTAGAGGACACAGTCCTCCAGCGACATCCCCAGGTCACGGACGGCGGTGTTGCGGCCGAGGTGCTGGTCGGGGAGGAAGAGGACCTTCTCGCCCTGCTCGAAGGCCCACTCCAGGGCCCGCTGGGCGTTGGACGACGTGCAGATCGTGCCGCCATGTCTGCCGGTGAACGCCTTGATGTCGGCGGAGGAGTTCATGTACGAGACGGGTACGACCTGTCCGGCCACCCCGGCCTCGGTCAGCACGTCCCAGCACTCGGCGACCTGCTCGGCCGTGGCCATGTCGGCCATGGAGCAGCCGGCGGCGAGGTCGGGCAGGACCACCTTCTGGTCGTCGGTGGTGAGGATGTCCGCGGACTCCGCCATGAAGTGCACACCGCAGAAGACGATGTACTCGGCCCCGGGACGCGCGGCCGCGTCACGGGCGAGCTTGAAGGAGTCGCCGGTCACGTCCGCGAACTGGATGACCTCGTCGCGCTGGTAGTGGTGGCCGAGTACGAAGACCTTGTCCCCGAGCTTCTCCTTCGCCGCCCGCGCGCGTTCCACCAGGTCCGGGTCGGACGGCGAGGGCAGGTCGCCGGGGCACTCGACGCCGCGCTCGCTCCTCGGGTCGGCCTCACGGCCGAGCAACAGCAGGGCGAGGGGCGTCGGCTGTACGTCGAGCTCCTGGGTCTGGGCGGTGGTCACGACACGCACCCTTTCTGTTCTGCGGCTCGCCGGGTCACGAACGACTCGGCGGGGCATGCGGGACAAGCCTTTTCGTCTAAATGACGCTATCTATCATAACCGCTTCACGTCATGTTGACGATGCCCGCCGGGTCCATGTGATGTGAATCCCTGAGGTTGTCCACAGGCCGCTGTGCGCGTTGTTGTGCGTGTGCGAGCATGAGAGGGAAGACGGAGAGAGCCCACAGACAGACTCTCGGCCCGGAATGAATCCGCGGCCCCGGCGGTTGCAATCGTCGGCAAGCAGTCTCCGAACAACCCGGGAGAGAAGCAGATGTCCGTATCGGACGAGACCACCACCGTGAGCGACGGCATCATGCTGTCCGACGCCGCCGCGGGCAAGGTCAAGGCCCTGCTCGACCAGGAAGGCCGCGACGATCTGGCACTGCGTGTCGCCGTTCAGCCCGGCGGCTGCTCCGGCCTGCGCTACCAGCTCTTCTTCGACGAGCGCTCCCTCGACGGCGATGTCGTCAAGGACTTCGGCGGCGTCAAGGTCGTCACCGACCGCATGAGCGCCCCGTACCTGGGCGGCGCCTCGATCGACTTCGTGGACACCATCGAGAAGCAGGGCTTCACGATCGACAACCCGAACGCGACGGGCTCCTGCGCCTGCGGCGACTCCTTCAGCTAGGCCCCGGCTCCTTCGCCGGACCCCGGCCTGCTGCTGGACACGTACGAAGGCGGCGTCCCCCGTGACGGGGACGCCGCCTTCGTGTGTCCGTGCCCGCACCCGCACGGGCCGCCCTCCCTACCGCAGCAGCGGATTCGGGGTGTGCGGCGACCCGGGCGTGGCCGGAGTGGCCGGTATCTTCGGCGTCTTCGGTCGCGTCGGTGTCTCCGTCGAGGCGCCCGGTGTCTTCCCCTCGCGGATCTCCCGGCCGTCCGCCCCCACGACCTTCCGGTCGCCGAGCGGCTCGTCCAGACGCACCGTCTTCTCGTAGACCCTGGCGATCATGATGCAGACCTTGCCCTGCCACGGGGTCTCGGTGACCTCGACCGTCACCTTCTCGCCGCTCTCGCGTGCCGAGACGGAGTAGTCGGCGCACACCCCGCCGGTGAAGCTCACCGTCAGATCCCTGCCGTCGGCGGTGTACCCCTGCACCCTGGCGTCACGGGACGCCGGCTCACCGGTCGGCCGCGGGCTCGGCGCCCCCGGGGTCTCCGGCGCGGCCAGGTACTTCGGGTCGACGGCCGGATGCGTCACGGTGACGCGGGCGGTCGCCCCCTTCGGCCGTACCTCGAACAGCCAGGACGGCACCAGCGTCTGGTGCCCGTCCACGAAGTGCGACGCCAGCCCGAAGGCGGCCTTCTCGACGTTCACCGACTCCTGCCGCGGCAGCGCGGTCGACGCGGCGCACGGCGTCTCGTCCCGGTCCTTCAGCGGCACGGCGCTCGCGCAGCCGCCGGGCCCGTTGCGCCCGCCGCCCGGCTCCGCGGCGGACCCCGCGGCGTTCATCAGGTCCAGCGTGCGGCGCGCGCTGAGGACGGGGTACGTGTCTCCGCGCTCCGGCGCCTTCAGCAGGCCGTTGCCGCCCACCACCCGGCCCTCCTTGTCGACCTGGACGCCGGTGGTCCAGCCGTGGGTGGGCAGGCCGCCGATCACGGGGTCCGCGTTAACCACCCGTACGGCGCCCATGAGCGTGCTCGCGTCGAGCTTCGCGTCGTCCTCGCCGAGCGCCTTCAGCACCGGGGCGGCGGCCTTCTTCGCGGCGGCCTCACCCACCGCGTGGCTGCTCGGCGAGCCGGGGTCGCTGGTGCACACGACACCCTTGCAGTTGTCGGTGCCGGGCGCGTAGCGGCTGAACGTCCAGGTGCCGGGGGCCCGTTGGCTCACCTGGAGGCTCGGGCCGGAGCCGTCCCCGCCCTGACCCGCCTGCCAGGTGTCGCCGGTCAGCCGCGGGGTGCCGGTGAGCCCCAGTGCCTTCGCGAGGCGGGTCACCTCGGCGGCGGTGACCGTGCCGTTCGCCGCGTACACGGGCGCGGAGTCCGGGCCGTCGGGCAGCTTGCCGTCCGCGCGGTAGACCGTCCCGTAGGGGTTGGGTTCGCCCGGCGCGACACCACCGGTGCCGCCGCTCCCGGCCGTACCGTCCAGGGCGAGCGGCGGGGGAGTACCGTCACCGCCGGGGGACCCGGAGCCGCTGTGTCCGCCGCCGTCGAAGGCGGTCGTGGCCATGTACGCCCCGCCGCCCCCGACGAGCAGGACGGCGGCCGCGACCGAGGCGACGGCCACCGGGGTACGCCGACGGCGTGGCTTCGCCGTCCCGGCACCGTCCTCGGCGGGGTCGGTCGCTTCGTGGTCGGGTCGCTCGGTGCTCACCGCATCGCTCCTTCGGCTCCACTGCTGTCCGCGACGGCCCGGCCCGGTCGGGGAACTCCCGGAGCGGGCGCTGAAGGGTCGTACACCGCGTCCCCTTTACGGGGGACGGCGATGGGACGCAGCGGGGGAGCGCACGGTTCCCTGCGGGCGCCGTCCGGCCGCCCGCTCACGGCGCACGCGGGCGCCGTGCGGGACGTGGGATCAGTCGCCGTAGTCGGACATGGCGTCCAGCAGGCGGGCAGAGGCGGGAGGCACGCGTACCCCGTGGATGCGGGACGGGGACACGCTCGGGACGGTGACCGGGGCCGGCGTCGCCCAGTGCCGGGCGGTCCTGGCACAGTCGTCGCGCAACGACGCCAGGTCGCCTTCGAGGTCGAGCGGAGCGGAGCCGTGGACCTTGAGGTTCGTCATAACGGAACCGTATGCACCGGGAGCGTTACGAAGAAAGACCTACTATCGGGTAGTTTTGACCGCTTCAGAGGTCAGGTGCCGACCGGGTAGCGTGAACTGTCAACCCTCTCCCTTCGCAGGAGCGTGTCCTCGCCGTGCGTATCGCAGTCACCGGCTCCATCGCCACCGACCACCTCATGACCTTCCCCGGCCGTTTCGCCGACCAGCTGGTCGCGGACCAGTTGCACACGGTCTCCCTCTCCTTCCTGGTCGACAACCTCGACGTGCGCAGGGGCGGCGTCGGCGCGAACATCGCCTTCGGTATGGGTCAGCTGGGCACCAGGCCGATCCTGGTCGGGGCCGCGGGCTCCGACTTCGACGAATACCGCGCCTGGCTCGACCGCCACGGCGTCGACACCGGCTCCGTACGGATCTCCGAGGTGCTGCACACCGCGCGCTTCGTGTGCACCACGGACGCCGACCACAACCAGATCGGCTCCTTCTACACGGGCGCGATGAGCGAGGCCCGGCTGATCGAGCTGAAGGCGGTCGCGGACCGGGTCGACGGACTCGACCTCGTCCTCATCGGCGCGGACGACCCCGAGGCGATGCTGCGGCACACCGAGGAGTGCAAGTCCCGCGCGATCCCCTTCGCCGCCGACTTCTCGCAGCAGATCGCCCGGATGAACGGCGACGAGATCCGGATACTGCTGGACGGGGCGACCTACCTCTTCTCGAACGAGTACGAGAAGGGGCTCATCGAGTCCAAGACCGGCTGGAGCGACGCCGAGATCCTCGCCAAGGTCGGTCACCGGGTCACCACCCTCGGCGCGCGCGGTGTGCGCATCGAGCGCGTTGGCGAGGACCCGGTCGAGGTCGGCTGCCCCGACGAGGAGCGCAAGGCCGACCCGACGGGTGTCGGCGACGCGTTCCGCGCGGGCTTCCTGTCCGGGCTCGCCTGGGGCGTCTCCCTGGAGCGCGCCGCGCAGGTCGGCTGCATGCTCGCCACCCTGGTGATCGAGACGGTCGGCACCCAGGAGTACCAGCTGCGCCGCGCCCACTTCATGGACCGGTTCACCAAGGCGTACGGCGACGACGCGGCCATGGAGGTCAGGGCCCACCTGGTCTAGGACCGGCCCGCCGATCCGCGTCGGGTCAGGACACCCGGCGGACCACGTACACCGCGCCCCGGTCCGCCGGTTCCTCCCCGACGTACTCCTGACCCCGCATCTCGCACCACGCCGGGATGTCCAGGCGGGCCGCCTCGTCGTCCGCGAGGACGCGGACGGTCCCGCCGACCGGCACGCCACCGATGACCCCGGCCAGTTCGATGACCGGGATCGGGCAGAGCTTGCCGAGGGCGTCCAGGACGAGCGCACCCGAGGGGGCGGACGCCGTGCGGGGGGCGGTCGGGGCGCCGAGCTTCTCGCGCACCGCGGAGACCGCGGCCGGAAGGACCGACAGGAACCGGTCGACGTCCTCCGACGGTGTGCCCGGCGGCAGCGACACCCGGACGTTGCCCTCACTCAGCACGCCCATCGCCTTCAGGACATGGCTGGGGGTGAGTGTGCTGCTCGTGCACGACGAACCGGAGGAGACCGAGAAGCCGGCCCGGTCCAGTTCGTGCAGGAGCGACTCCCCGTCGACGTAGAGACAGGAGAAGGTGACGATCCCCGGCAGCCGGCGTGCCGGGTCGCCGACCACCTCCACGTCCGTCACCAGCTCCGGGACCCGCGTCCGGATCCGGTCCGTCAGTTCCCGCAGCCGCGCCGCCTCCACGGCCGCCTGCGCGCGCACGGCACGCAGCGCGGCCGCCGCGGCCACCACGGCCGGGATGTTCTCGAAGCCGGCCGCCCGTCCCGACTCCCGCTCGTCCAGCGGCCCTTGGGGGGCGAACCGCACTCCCTTGCGTACGACGAGAAGTCCGACCCCCGAAGGGCCGCCCCACTTGTGGGCACTCGCCGTCAGGAGTGACCAGTCGCCCTCGACCCGTCCCCAGCCCAGCGACTGCGCCGCGTCCACCAGCAGCGGCACCCCCGCCGCCCGGCACGCCTGCGCGACCGCCGCCACCGGCTGTTCGGTACCCACCTCGTGGTTGGCGGACTGCAGACAGGCGAGCGCGGTGTCGGGGCGCAGGGCGCCGGCGTACGTGGAAGGGGACACCGCGCCCGCCCGGTCGACCGGGACATGGGTCGTCGTACCGCCCGCCGTCTCATGCACCTCAGCCGAATGGAGTACGGCCGAATGTTCGACAGCTGACACGATCAGGTGGCGTCCGACGCGCCGACGGCCTGCCAGCGCGCCCTCGATGCCGGAGTGCACCGCCCGGGTGCCGGAGCTGGTGAAGACCAGTTCGTCCGGGCGGCAGCCCACCGCGTCGGCGGCCGCCTCGCGGGCCGCGTCGAGCAGGAGCCGGGCCCGCCGTCCCTCGCGGTAGAGCCGGGCCGGGTCGGCCCAGCCCTCGTCGAGCGAGGCCTGCAGGGCCTGTCGGGCGACGGGATGCAGCGGAGCCGCGGACGCGGCGTCGAAGTAGGACACGCCACCACGCTAACGCGCGCTCCGGAGGGGGTGTCAGAAGGCGGGCGGAGTCGGGCATTCCGGGGGGTTCGGAGGCACCCGTCAGACGAAACGACACTCCTTCGGGGAGTCGGGCGGCGCGTTGGGCACCCTCCCCGCGCGACCTCAAATAGCGTCCAGTAGGGTTTGGTCCGCATAAACATCCAAACCCCTGCCCGTGTGCCAGGGCGGCGAGCGACCAGCGAGAAGGGCCGTAGCCAACCAGCGCGGGCGAGACTCTCGGGAAGGCGCTACGTGAGTCCCAACGGCTCCGACCGCTCGCCGCGGCGCCCGATGCGGCGGAAGCTGCTGCAGGCAATGACTGCGGGCCTGGTCCTGGCGACCGCCACCGGTTGCACATACAAGGACTTTCCCCGCCTTGGTATGCCCACCCCGGTCACGGAGGAGGCTCCGCGGATCCTCTCCCTCTGGCAGGGCTCGTGGGCGGCCGCGCTCGCCACGGGCGTGCTGGTCTGGGGTCTGATCCTGTGGAGCGTCGTCTTCCATCGGCGCAGCCGCACCAAGGTCGAAGTTCCCCCGCAGACCCGGTACAACATGCCGATCGAGGCGTTGTACACGGTGGTCCCGCTCATCATCGTCTCGGTGCTGTTCTACTTCACCGCCCGCGACGAGACGAAGCTCCTCAGCCTCGACAAGAAGCCCGACCTCACGGTCAACGTGGTCGGCTACCAGTGGAGCTGGGGCTTCAACTACATCGAGAACGTCCCTGGTGTCACCGGTGACGCGAAGACCGACAAGAACCTGGACGCCATTCCGGACCGGTTCAAGAAGGCCTTCCCGGTGAACGCCGGCGGTGTCTACGACACCGGCACCCCGGGTGAGCGGAACCCGCAGACGAACAACCCCGGTCCGACCCTCTGGCTCCCCAAGGGCAAGACGGTCCGCTTCGTCCTCACTTCGCGTGACGTCATCCACTCCTTCTGGGTGGTGCCGTTCCTCATGAAGCAGGACGTCATCCCGGGCCACACCAACTCCTTCCAGGTGACCCCCAACAAGGAGGGCACCTTCCTGGGCAAGTGCGCCGAACTGTGCGGCGTCGACCACTCCCGGATGCTCTTCAACGTGAAGGTCGTCTCGCCCGAGCGCTACGAGGCCCACCTCAAGCAGCTCGCGGCAGAGGGACAGACCGGTTACGTCCCGGCCGGCATTGAGCAGACGGGCCACGAGAAGAACCGGGAGACGAACAACCTGTGAGCATCCTCAACGAACCCCAGGGTGCCGCGGACGCCGACGACTCGTACGAGAACGAGCTGCCGGTGCGGCGCAAGCAGCCGGGCAACGTCGTGATCAAGTGGCTCACCACCACTGACCACAAGACGATCGGCACGCTGTATCTGGTCACGTCGTTCGCGTTCTTCTGCATCGGCGGCGTCATGGCGCTGCTCATGCGCGCCGAGCTGGCGCGGCCCGGTCTGCAGATCATGTCGAACGAGCAGTTCAACCAGGCGTTCACGATGCACGGCACGATCATGCTGCTGATGTTCGCGACGCCGCTGTTCGCCGGCTTCACGAACTGGATCATGCCGCTTCAGATCGGCGCGCCCGACGTGGCGTTCCCGCGGCTGAACATGTTCGCGTACTGGCTGTACCTCTTCGGCTCGATGATCGCCGTGGGCGGCTTCCTCACCCCGCAGGGTGCGGCCGACTTCGGCTGGTTCGCCTACTCGCCGCTCTCGGACGCGGTCCGCTCGCCCGGCGTCGGCGCCGACATGTGGATCATGGGTCTGGCCTTCTCCGGCTTCGGCACGATCCTCGGCGCGGTCAACTTCATCACCACCATCATCTGCATGCGCGCTCCCGGCATGACGATGTTCCGGATGCCCATCTTCGTGTGGAACGTGCTGCTCACCGCGGTTCTGGTGCTGCTCGCGTTCCCCGTCCTGGCGGCGGCCCTGTTCGCCCTGGAGGCGGATCGAAAATTCGGGGCACACGTATTCGATGCGGCAAATGGCGGAGCGTTGCTCTGGCAACACCTCTTCTGGTTCTTCGGCCATCCAGAGGTGTACATCATCGCCCTGCCGTTCTTCGGAATCATCTCCGAAGTCATCCCGGTGTTCTCGCGCAAGCCGATGTTCGGTTACATGGGCCTGATCGGCGCGACCATCGCGATCGCCGGCCTGTCCGTGACCGTGTGGGCGCACCACATGTACGTCACCGGTGGCGTACTGCTCCCGTTCTTCTCCTTCATGACGTTCCTCATCGCCGTACCGACGGGCGTGAAGTTCTTCAACTGGATCGGAACGATGTGGAAGGGCTCGCTCTCCTTCGAGACACCGATGCTCTGGGCCACCGGCTTCCTCATCACGTTCACCTTCGGCGGTCTGACGGGCGTCATCCTGGCCTCGCCGCCGATGGACTTCCACGTCTCCGACTCGTACTTCGTGGTGGCGCACTTCCACTACGTCGTGTTCGGCACCGTGGTGTTCGCGATGTTCTCCGGCTTCCACTTCTGGTGGCCGAAGATGACGGGCAAGATGCTCGACGAGCGGCTCGGCAAGATCACCTTCTGGACGCTGTTCGTGGGCTTCCACGGCACGTTCCTCGTCCAGCACTGGCTGGGTGCCGAGGGCATGCCGCGTCGTTACGCCGACTACCTCGCGGCCGACGGCTTCACCGCCCTCAACACGTTCTCGACGATCTGTTCGTTCCTGCTCGGACTGTCGATCCTGCCGTTCCTCTACAACGTGTGGAAGACCGCCAAGTACGGCAAGAAGGTCGAGGTGGACGACCCGTGGGGTTACGGCCGTTCGCTCGAGTGGGCGACCTCCTGCCCGCCGCCGCGCCACAACTTCCTCACCCTGCCGCGGATCCGCAGTGAATCCCCGGCGTTCGACCTGCACCACCCGGAGATCGCCGCTCTCGACCAGCTCGAGAACGCCGGTCACGGTTCGGCGGCGCTGGCCGGCGGCAAGGAGGCCGGCAAGTGAAGGTCCAAGGCAAGATGTTCCTCTGGCTGGCGCTCTTCATCCTGATCATGGCCATCGTGTACGGCCTGTGGTCGAAGGAGCCGGCCGGCACCACGGCGCTCTTCCTGGGCTTCGGCCTGAGCGTCATGATCGGCTACTACCTGGCCTTCACGGCCCGGCGGGTCGACCAGCTGGCGCAGGACAACAAGGAGGCCGACGTCGCGGACGAGGCCGGTGAGGTGGGGTTCTTCGCCCCGCACAGCTGGCAGCCGCTCGCGCTCGGTATCGGTGGCGCGCTCGGGTTCATGGGCGTCATCTTCGGCTGGTGGCTGCTGTACTTCTCGGCCCCGCTGCTCCTGATCGGCCTGTGGGGCTGGGTCTTCGAGTTCTACCACGGCGCGAACCGCACCCAGTAGGACACGGCGGCCCGCGCCACACGCGGGACACCCTTTACACCAGAGAACCCGGACACTCCGTCAGGAGGGTCCGGGTTCTCTGCGTGTCGCGTCCGATGTCCCCCGGTCGGCCCACCCGCCGTGCCGTCACGGCCGGCCGTTCATAGCGTGAAGCCATGAACCACTCACCGCGAATCCGCACGGTCGTCAGCTGCGCCACGCTGGTGGTTGCCTTCGGCGCGGCCACGACCGCCTGCGGCTCAAACAGTCATCCGCTGGCGGCCAAGCCGTACGACGCGGCGGGCCTGATCTCCTTCAACGGTCCGGTCGAAGGCGACAGCAGCAAGGTGGACCCGGACAAGCCGCTCGAAATCACCGTCAAGGATGACGACGAGCGCATCACCGATGTGACGGCCACGGACGCGACGGGCCGGTACGTGTCGGGCGAGCTGGCCGCCGACGGCACCCGCTGGCACAGCACCTCGGCGCTGGCCGCGGGCGCCCACTACACGGTGCAGGTGAGCACCGAGGACGAGGACGGCGCCCAGGGCCGCAAGTCCATCGGCTTCGACACCACCACGCCCAAGGCCAAGAAGACCCTCGGCGTCACCTTCGGGCCCGACGCGGGCGAGTACGGCGTCGGACAGCCCGTCACCGCCCAACTCAGCGCCCCCGTCAAGGACAAGGCCGCCCGTACGATCGTCGAGCGGGCCCTGCGGGTGGACTCGACGCCCGCCGTGGAAGGCGGCTGGCACTGGGTGGACGACAAGACCCTGCACTTCCGCCCCAAGGAGTACTGGCCCGCCCACGCCACCATCCAGGCGCACAGCAACCTCAAGGGCGTCAAGGTCGGCGCCGGGCTCTGGGGCGGCGACGCGAAGCCCCTGACCCTCACCATCGGCGACCAGTTCGTCGCCCTCACGGACGCCGGCACCCACGTCATGACGGTGTACAAGAACGGCGCGGTGATCAACAAGATCCCCATCACCACCGGCAAGCCCGGCTTCGAGACGCGCAACGGCGTCAAGGTGGTGCTCAGCAAGGAGTACCTCGTACGGATGCGCGGTACCACCGTCGGCATCGCCGAGGGTTCCGCCGACTCCTACGACCTGCCCGTGTACTACGCGACCCGGGTCACCTGGAGCGGCGAGTACGTCCACGCGGCGCCCTGGTCCGTGGGCTCCCAGGGATACGCCAACGTCAGTCACGGCTGCACCGGCATGAGCACCAGCAACGCGGCGTGGTTCTTCAACCACGTGCGGGTGGGCGACATCGTGAAGGTCGTCAACTCCAACGGCGCCCAGATGGCGGCGTTCGACAACGGGTTCGGCGACTGGAACGTCTCCTGGGCGAGCTGGCGCAACGGCAGCGCCCTGATGGGCGGCACCCCCGACGGCCCGCCGGTGGCCGAGAAGGCGCGCCTGCGTCCCGAGTCCGTGTGAGACGGCGCCGCGGCCCCGCGCCCCCGCGGGGGCGCGGGAGACGGCGTGCCGGGCCCCGGACGGCCCGCGGCCGCCGCGGACCGCCCGCCGCGCGCTCAGGCGCCGAGCAGGGCCTTGCGGCGCAGGAGAGAGGCCAGCGAGGCGGCGAACTCCACCGGGTCGACCGGCAGCGTCACCGCGGCGTCCGCGCGGCTCCAGGTGGCGAGCCAGGCGTCCTGGGGGCGCCCGATGAGCACCAGGACGGGCGGGCAGTTGAAGACCTCGTCCTTGATCTGCCGGCAGACTCCCATGCCGCCCATCGGAACGGCCTCACCGTCCAGCACACAGACGTCGATGCCGCCCCTGTCCAGCTCCTTCAGGACCGCGGCGGGCGTCGCGCACTCGATGAACTCGACCTGGGGAACGTCGGAGGCCGGTCTGCGGCCTGTCGCCAGCCGCACCTGCCCCCGGGTGTTGGAGTCGTCACTGTAGACCAGCACCGTGGCGGTCGGCTGCATTGTTCCTCCACGCATCTGAGAAGCACCGCATTGGTCGGCAACTCCTGGTACCGATGGCGCGGATGCTACTCCTTCACACACCTCGTCAACACCGGTTCGGACAGGGCTTCGATGGGCCATACGGGCTGGACACACCCCACAGACACCCCGAACGGCACCCCCCGGGGTGAGGGCGGGATAAGCGACCGACATAATGTCGGTCGTGGCGACAGCAACGACAGTAGAAACCGGGCACGCGCACCCGTCGGTCAATCGACCGAACCTCACCAGCGTCGGAACCATCATCTGGCTGAGTTCCGAGCTGATGTTCTTCGCGGCCCTCTTCGCGATGTACTTCACCCTGCGATCGGTGACCGGACCGGATCACTGGAAGGAGATGGCGGGCCATCTCAACTTCCCGTTCTCCGCGACGAACACCACGATCCTGGTGCTCTCCTCCCTGACCTGCCAGCTCGGCGTGTTCGCCGCCGAGCGCGGGGACGTGAAGAAGCTCCGGATGTGGTTCACCGTCACGTTCGTGATGGGTGCGATCTTCATCGGTGGTCAGATCTTCGAGTACACCGAACTGGTCAAGAAGGACGGGCTCTCGCTCTCCTCCGACCCGTACGGCTCGGTGTTCTACCTGACCACCGGCTTCCACGGCCTGCACGTGACGGGCGGACTCATCGCCTTCCTGCTGGTCCTCGGCCGCACCTACGCGGCCAAGAGGTTCACTCACGAGCAGGCGACCGCCGCCATCGTCGTGTCCTACTACTGGCACTTCGTCGATGTGGTCTGGATCGGCCTCTTCGCCACGATCTACATGATCAAGTAATCGGGCCCGCAGCCCGAAACATCCAGAAGCATCGACGCAGAAGATCCTGACACCGGGGTAATCCGTGAAAAAGCTCTCCGCACGACGACGCCATCCGCTGGCGGCGGTCGTCGTCCTACTCCTCGCGCTGGCGGCCACCGGGGGGCTGTACGCCGCGTTCGCACCCGCGAGCAAGGCGCAGGCCGACACCACCGCCCAGTCCCTTGCCATCGACGAGGGCAAGAAGCTCTACTCCGTGGGCTGCGCAAGCTGCCACGGAACCGGCGGTCAGGGCTCCTCCGACGGGCCGAGCCTGGTGGGTGTGGGCGCCGCGGCGGTCGACTTCCAGGTCGGCACCGGCCGTATGCCGGCCCAGCAGCCGGGCGCTCAGATCCCGCGCAAGAAGGTCATCTACTCGCAGGCCGAGATCGACCAGC includes:
- the nadA gene encoding quinolinate synthase NadA — its product is MTTAQTQELDVQPTPLALLLLGREADPRSERGVECPGDLPSPSDPDLVERARAAKEKLGDKVFVLGHHYQRDEVIQFADVTGDSFKLARDAAARPGAEYIVFCGVHFMAESADILTTDDQKVVLPDLAAGCSMADMATAEQVAECWDVLTEAGVAGQVVPVSYMNSSADIKAFTGRHGGTICTSSNAQRALEWAFEQGEKVLFLPDQHLGRNTAVRDLGMSLEDCVLYNPHKPNGGLTAEQLRDAKMILWRGHCSVHGRFSVDSVNDVRERIPGVNVLVHPECKHEVVAAADYVGSTEYIIKALEAAPAGSKWAIGTELNLVRRLANRFAPEGKEIVFLDKTVCFCSTMNRIDLPHLVWTLESLAEGNLVNRIEVDRETERYAKLALERMLALP
- a CDS encoding cysteine desulfurase/sulfurtransferase TusA family protein translates to MSYFDAASAAPLHPVARQALQASLDEGWADPARLYREGRRARLLLDAAREAAADAVGCRPDELVFTSSGTRAVHSGIEGALAGRRRVGRHLIVSAVEHSAVLHSAEVHETAGGTTTHVPVDRAGAVSPSTYAGALRPDTALACLQSANHEVGTEQPVAAVAQACRAAGVPLLVDAAQSLGWGRVEGDWSLLTASAHKWGGPSGVGLLVVRKGVRFAPQGPLDERESGRAAGFENIPAVVAAAAALRAVRAQAAVEAARLRELTDRIRTRVPELVTDVEVVGDPARRLPGIVTFSCLYVDGESLLHELDRAGFSVSSGSSCTSSTLTPSHVLKAMGVLSEGNVRVSLPPGTPSEDVDRFLSVLPAAVSAVREKLGAPTAPRTASAPSGALVLDALGKLCPIPVIELAGVIGGVPVGGTVRVLADDEAARLDIPAWCEMRGQEYVGEEPADRGAVYVVRRVS
- the ctaC gene encoding aa3-type cytochrome oxidase subunit II: MSPNGSDRSPRRPMRRKLLQAMTAGLVLATATGCTYKDFPRLGMPTPVTEEAPRILSLWQGSWAAALATGVLVWGLILWSVVFHRRSRTKVEVPPQTRYNMPIEALYTVVPLIIVSVLFYFTARDETKLLSLDKKPDLTVNVVGYQWSWGFNYIENVPGVTGDAKTDKNLDAIPDRFKKAFPVNAGGVYDTGTPGERNPQTNNPGPTLWLPKGKTVRFVLTSRDVIHSFWVVPFLMKQDVIPGHTNSFQVTPNKEGTFLGKCAELCGVDHSRMLFNVKVVSPERYEAHLKQLAAEGQTGYVPAGIEQTGHEKNRETNNL
- a CDS encoding HesB/IscA family protein, whose amino-acid sequence is MSVSDETTTVSDGIMLSDAAAGKVKALLDQEGRDDLALRVAVQPGGCSGLRYQLFFDERSLDGDVVKDFGGVKVVTDRMSAPYLGGASIDFVDTIEKQGFTIDNPNATGSCACGDSFS
- a CDS encoding carbohydrate kinase family protein; the encoded protein is MRIAVTGSIATDHLMTFPGRFADQLVADQLHTVSLSFLVDNLDVRRGGVGANIAFGMGQLGTRPILVGAAGSDFDEYRAWLDRHGVDTGSVRISEVLHTARFVCTTDADHNQIGSFYTGAMSEARLIELKAVADRVDGLDLVLIGADDPEAMLRHTEECKSRAIPFAADFSQQIARMNGDEIRILLDGATYLFSNEYEKGLIESKTGWSDAEILAKVGHRVTTLGARGVRIERVGEDPVEVGCPDEERKADPTGVGDAFRAGFLSGLAWGVSLERAAQVGCMLATLVIETVGTQEYQLRRAHFMDRFTKAYGDDAAMEVRAHLV
- the ctaD gene encoding aa3-type cytochrome oxidase subunit I, producing MSILNEPQGAADADDSYENELPVRRKQPGNVVIKWLTTTDHKTIGTLYLVTSFAFFCIGGVMALLMRAELARPGLQIMSNEQFNQAFTMHGTIMLLMFATPLFAGFTNWIMPLQIGAPDVAFPRLNMFAYWLYLFGSMIAVGGFLTPQGAADFGWFAYSPLSDAVRSPGVGADMWIMGLAFSGFGTILGAVNFITTIICMRAPGMTMFRMPIFVWNVLLTAVLVLLAFPVLAAALFALEADRKFGAHVFDAANGGALLWQHLFWFFGHPEVYIIALPFFGIISEVIPVFSRKPMFGYMGLIGATIAIAGLSVTVWAHHMYVTGGVLLPFFSFMTFLIAVPTGVKFFNWIGTMWKGSLSFETPMLWATGFLITFTFGGLTGVILASPPMDFHVSDSYFVVAHFHYVVFGTVVFAMFSGFHFWWPKMTGKMLDERLGKITFWTLFVGFHGTFLVQHWLGAEGMPRRYADYLAADGFTALNTFSTICSFLLGLSILPFLYNVWKTAKYGKKVEVDDPWGYGRSLEWATSCPPPRHNFLTLPRIRSESPAFDLHHPEIAALDQLENAGHGSAALAGGKEAGK